From one Halosimplex rubrum genomic stretch:
- a CDS encoding DUF7408 domain-containing protein, with amino-acid sequence MALSDVFLAPLGLAAALLVVPVVVLYLIRPEPERVELPTFRFVADEQRQRATTPLFERISRSLLLLIQILAILLLAGSLAAPYVPVQERAVVEETVLVVDTSASMATTDGDGTRLDRALAAAREEVTTRTSVVTTSGGGRVLVRRGPPSAARDALGGLGATDAPGDLRGAVAQARALAEEDVRVVVLSDFQGSEWVDAVRSLRARDVSVSLRQFAGGGAGNVGFVDRRFGGSEVTFSVRNFGEESVTRTVSLGDSQRELELGGGDVATVTFPVPAGASEARLSPGDDFATDDAVSVVAPEDPTVDTLVLTNDRNRYLTTALSLVDQVDLTVDNPPTTVEDDYDVILYSNVDADSLLPGNVQAGRDAVASGGGVAVQAQEEMPDRLRDLLLIEPSGTDTAPTVRRTTETALTEGIDFQAPDEYLTGSLQSGETLVELRDGTPLIATDRRDGGRLLYYGYIEDRSSFKYNYQYPVFWKRAVFHLAGREPLSALNHETGDTVQFGAERVEGPSGRLSGPTVTVREAGVYTAGGTAESAALLSERESTVDAADLGDRSGPVGNVTRSETRTVPQRVTEFAAVAALLVAVLEVGYLRRRGEL; translated from the coding sequence ATGGCCCTCTCCGACGTGTTCCTCGCACCGCTCGGCCTCGCCGCCGCCCTCCTCGTGGTTCCCGTCGTCGTCCTCTATCTCATCCGTCCGGAGCCCGAGCGCGTCGAACTGCCCACGTTCCGCTTCGTCGCCGACGAACAGCGCCAGCGAGCGACCACTCCCCTGTTCGAGCGGATCTCCCGGAGTCTCCTGCTTCTGATCCAGATCCTCGCGATACTGCTCCTGGCGGGGTCGCTCGCCGCGCCGTACGTCCCCGTTCAGGAGCGGGCCGTCGTCGAGGAGACGGTGCTGGTCGTCGACACGAGCGCGAGCATGGCGACGACCGACGGCGACGGGACGCGACTCGACCGCGCGCTCGCCGCGGCTCGCGAGGAGGTGACGACCCGGACCTCCGTCGTGACGACCAGCGGCGGCGGACGGGTCCTCGTGCGTCGCGGCCCGCCCAGCGCCGCCCGCGACGCGCTCGGCGGTCTCGGAGCGACGGACGCCCCCGGCGACCTGCGGGGCGCCGTCGCGCAGGCGCGGGCGCTCGCCGAGGAGGACGTGCGCGTCGTCGTCCTGAGCGACTTCCAGGGCTCGGAGTGGGTCGACGCCGTCCGGAGCCTGCGCGCCCGGGACGTGAGCGTCAGCCTCCGGCAGTTCGCCGGGGGCGGCGCGGGCAACGTCGGCTTCGTCGACCGCCGGTTCGGCGGCTCCGAGGTGACGTTCTCGGTGCGGAACTTCGGCGAGGAGTCGGTCACGCGCACCGTCTCGCTGGGCGACAGCCAGCGGGAACTGGAGCTGGGCGGCGGCGACGTGGCGACGGTGACGTTCCCCGTCCCCGCGGGCGCGAGCGAGGCCCGGCTCTCACCCGGTGACGACTTCGCGACCGACGATGCGGTGTCCGTGGTCGCCCCCGAGGACCCGACGGTGGACACCCTCGTGTTGACCAACGACCGCAACCGCTACCTGACGACCGCGCTCTCGCTGGTCGACCAGGTCGACCTGACCGTCGACAACCCGCCCACGACCGTCGAGGACGACTACGACGTGATACTCTACAGCAACGTCGACGCCGACTCGCTGCTGCCCGGGAACGTCCAGGCGGGCCGCGACGCGGTCGCGAGCGGCGGCGGGGTCGCCGTCCAGGCCCAGGAGGAGATGCCCGACCGGCTGCGCGACCTCCTCCTGATCGAGCCCTCCGGGACGGACACGGCGCCGACGGTCCGTCGAACCACAGAGACCGCCCTGACGGAGGGCATCGACTTCCAGGCGCCCGACGAGTACCTGACCGGGTCGCTGCAGTCGGGCGAGACGCTCGTCGAGCTGCGCGACGGGACGCCGCTGATCGCGACCGACCGCCGCGACGGGGGCCGGCTGCTGTACTACGGCTACATCGAGGACCGGTCGAGTTTCAAGTACAACTACCAGTACCCCGTGTTCTGGAAGCGCGCCGTCTTCCACCTGGCCGGCCGGGAGCCCCTGTCGGCGCTGAACCACGAGACGGGCGACACCGTCCAGTTCGGCGCCGAGCGCGTCGAGGGGCCGTCCGGGCGCCTGTCGGGGCCCACGGTCACCGTCCGGGAGGCCGGCGTCTACACCGCCGGCGGGACCGCCGAGAGCGCGGCGCTGCTCTCCGAGCGGGAGTCGACCGTCGACGCCGCCGACCTGGGCGACCGGTCGGGGCCGGTCGGGAACGTCACGCGGTCGGAGACGCGGACGGTCCCGCAGCGAGTGACCGAGTTCGCGGCCGTCGCGGCGTTGCTCGTGGCCGTCCTCGAGGTCGGCTACCTGCGCCGGCGGGGTGAGCTGTGA
- a CDS encoding DUF7576 family protein → MASPADSGGFETCAHCGARLSGSAWFPATTRGDGESFAVLSFCDGDCLTAWRER, encoded by the coding sequence GTGGCGTCGCCCGCCGACAGCGGTGGATTCGAGACCTGCGCGCACTGCGGCGCGCGGCTGTCGGGTTCGGCGTGGTTCCCGGCGACGACTCGCGGTGACGGTGAGTCGTTCGCGGTTCTCTCCTTCTGCGACGGGGACTGTCTGACCGCCTGGCGCGAGAGGTAG
- a CDS encoding HalOD1 output domain-containing protein, which translates to MMQSSIGTEFTYRIDDDQSASEAVLDAVAERVGVDVLDLSIPLYDAVDPEALDTFYRTADGAAPTRVSFAYCGYDVTVSGDGTVVLDDATDCDVVLG; encoded by the coding sequence ATGATGCAGTCATCCATCGGAACGGAGTTCACCTACCGGATCGACGACGACCAGTCGGCCAGCGAGGCCGTCCTCGACGCGGTCGCGGAACGCGTGGGCGTGGACGTGCTCGACCTCTCGATACCGCTCTACGACGCCGTCGACCCGGAGGCGCTCGACACCTTCTACCGGACGGCCGACGGGGCGGCGCCGACACGGGTCTCTTTCGCCTACTGCGGGTACGACGTGACCGTGTCCGGCGACGGGACGGTCGTCCTCGACGACGCGACTGACTGCGACGTGGTACTCGGGTAA